The Spirochaetota bacterium sequence TCCCATACATAAACATATGCATCAGATACACATATCGCTTTGGATAATCTTGGTGAATCAGCATATACCTCTGGTACTCCAAAAATATCTCCCTCTTTTAGAAAAAACTCACACTTGTTTTTTGAAGCATTATATGGAAATTCTATCTTTACAATACCACTTTTTATATAAAATATAGCATTTTCATTTACAGGTTCATATATATTATAAATAATCTGGTTAGCTTTAACAAATATCTCTTTCCCATTAATAAAAAAATTTTGTTCATTTTTATAAGGATTTGGATTAAAACTTGACATAATAATACTCTTTTTAACTATTTTTATAATAAAAGTAATAAAACTATTTTTAAAATTTTCAAACATTTATATAAAATATTTTAAAAACTTATTTAAATTTATAACCTATTTAATAAAGTTTTTAAGCTTTTAATTTCATATCTTTAGCAGCCTTTATCTCATCAAGTCTTCTAACTGGAGTATTTATTGGTGCATTATGTAAAATTTCAGGATCTTTCTCTATCTCTTCATATATCTTTATCATAACATCTATAAAATTATCAAGTGTCTCCTTGCTTTCAGTTTCAGTAGGTTCTATCATCAAAGCTTCAGGTACAATCAAAGGGAAATAGATAGTTGGTGGGTGTATACCATAATCAAGAAGCCTTTTTGCTATATCTAAAGTTGATACACCTTTTTCCTCTTTAATCTTTTTCCCAGATAAAACAAACTCATGTTTACAGATTCTATCATAAGGAAGAAAATAGTATCTTTTAAGTTTCTCTTTTAAGTAGTTTGCATTTATTACAGCCTTTTCAGAAACTGACTTAAGCCCTTCATCTCCATTTATTAAAATATATGTAAAAGCTTTAACTAAAACAGCTATGTTTCCGTAAAAACCTGAAACTTT is a genomic window containing:
- a CDS encoding cyclic nucleotide-binding domain-containing protein, with product MSSFNPNPYKNEQNFFINGKEIFVKANQIIYNIYEPVNENAIFYIKSGIVKIEFPYNASKNKCEFFLKEGDIFGVPEVYADSPRLSKAICVSDAYVYVWDKNSFMLTVSMVWELSIHAIKSLSNFTKILNSIYIEKENIKYF